The Linepithema humile isolate Giens D197 chromosome 2, Lhum_UNIL_v1.0, whole genome shotgun sequence genome has a segment encoding these proteins:
- the LOC105679602 gene encoding uncharacterized protein isoform X1, with translation MPVGGRVAGKVGIYSSHYNGNVDRWIHFVPLGKGYSGINEEIIWISVGMGITIAILIIIALCYIAREKCRKRHEGYYTS, from the exons ATGCCGGTGGGTGGACGAGTCGCGGGTAAAGTCGGCATCTACAGCTCCCACTACAATGGTAATGTGGATCGATGGATTCATTTCGTACCGTTAG GAAAGGGATACAGCGGCATAAACGAGGAGATCATCTGGATCAGCGTAGGCATGGGCATCACCATAGCGATCCTGATCATCATAGCGCTGTGCTACATCGCCCGTGAGAAGTGTCGCAAGCGGCACGAGGGCTACTACACGTCCTGA
- the LOC105679602 gene encoding uncharacterized protein isoform X2, with translation MPVGGRVAGKVGIYSSHYNGKGYSGINEEIIWISVGMGITIAILIIIALCYIAREKCRKRHEGYYTS, from the exons ATGCCGGTGGGTGGACGAGTCGCGGGTAAAGTCGGCATCTACAGCTCCCACTACAATG GAAAGGGATACAGCGGCATAAACGAGGAGATCATCTGGATCAGCGTAGGCATGGGCATCACCATAGCGATCCTGATCATCATAGCGCTGTGCTACATCGCCCGTGAGAAGTGTCGCAAGCGGCACGAGGGCTACTACACGTCCTGA